Proteins from a single region of Hermetia illucens chromosome 3, iHerIll2.2.curated.20191125, whole genome shotgun sequence:
- the LOC119652261 gene encoding uncharacterized protein LOC119652261 produces the protein MAKSAFHGDTQFTFGDEDLTAFERFVAGDFSEFGHLLPGNIVNPQGSSRGPGGPGQSFMYSPGHRQLGGYGTTGLGMSSPSGGIGGFGIGGDYSSHGIGTGASPDLGLVGVTGGLFDYSNPYDGRITCGSRCYCPGGGLGLPCCSLTDVFTGGHFRLINCPEGMCTDYY, from the exons ATGGCAAAA AGCGCTTTTCATGGAGACACCCAATTCACTTTTGGAGACGAAGATTTGACTGCTTTTGAAAGATTTGTCGCTGGGGACTTCTCAGAATTTGGGCACCTACTACCAGGAAACATAGTGAATCCTCAAGGAAGCTCG AGGGGTCCCGGTGGCCCCGGACAAAGCTTCATGTATTCACCAGGTCATCGGCAGTTAGGTGGATACGGCACCACTGGATTAGGAATGTCTTCACCCTCCGGAG GTATTGGTGGGTTTGGAATAGGAGGGGACTACAGTTCTCATGGAATAGGCACAGGTGCTAGTCCCGATCTAGGATTGGTTGGAGTTACGGGCGGGCTGTTTGATTACTCTAATCCGTATGATGGTAGAATCACGTGTGGTTCAAGATGTTATTGTCCAGGAGGTGGTTTAGGATTACCTTGCTGCTCTTTGACCGACGTTTTCACCGGGGGACACTTCCGATTGATAAATTGTCCTGAAG GTATGTGTACTGATTACTATTAA